The Stieleria maiorica genome includes the window TTTCCAAAACGGCAGTGGCCGCGTGGCGCTGGCCGACGCGATCGCGGATCCCTCCAATCCGCTGACCGCCCGCGTGATCGTCAATCGCGTTTGGCACCAATTGATGGGAACGCCGATCGTGGCAACCCCCAGCAACTTCGGCTCGCTCGGCGCCCCACCGTCCCACCCGTTGCTGCTGGATGATCTGGCGGTTCGATTCATGAACGCGGGATGGTCGTTGAAGTGGCTGCAACGGGAAATCGTGTTGTCATCCGCCTATGGACAAAGCAGCGACATCGATTCGGCCCAATCCGAGGTCGATCCGGACAACCGCTGGCGTTGGCGGATGCCCCGGCGACGATTGAGCTTGGAAGGCTATCGGGATGCCATCCTGGCCGCTTCCGGCCGACTTGACACGACCATGGGTGGCCGGTCGATTGATCCCCAAGACACAGCAACGGGGCGGCGAACGGTTTACAGCCACGTCAGCCGGTTGGATCTGAACCCGATGTTGGCACGGTTCGATTTCCCGGACCCGAACGCGCACAGTCCCGGCCGACACGAAACGACCACTCCGCTACAAAAACTGTTTTTGCTCAACAGCCCATTCCTGATTCACCATGCAGAAAAGCTCGCCGAACGGATCCGTCACGGCGGGCAGACCGATCGCGAGCGGATCGAGTTTGCCTACCGGTTACTTTACGGCAGACCACCCGGCGACCAAGAACTCGGCCTTGCGGAGAACTTTGTCGCCGATGGAAGTGACGAGCGTTGGAACGGCCTTGCGCAGACGCTGTTGATAAGCAACGAAATGTTTATGTTGGATTGATCATGCACGATTCCTTTTCCCGCCGTCGCCTGTTCCTTCGCAGCGGAGCCGGATTCGGGTCCGTTGGATTGATGTCGGCGTTGGCATCCGACCGTGTGCTCTCCGGCGATCTTGCGATCGGCGACGGGTTGCACCACGCCGCACGCGCCAAACGTGTGATCTTTCTGTTCATGAATGGCGCGCCGTCACACGTCGACACGTTCGATCCCAAACCGATGCTGGCCAAGCACGCCGGTGAATCTCCCAACGACCATTCGGTCGACAAAAAGAACCGCGCCGGCGGGTACATGCCGTCACCGTTCAAGTTTGCCGCTCACGGTGAAAGCGGCGTTGTGATGAGCGAGCTGTTCCCCAAGTTGGCCGACCATGCGGACGATTTGTGCGTCGTGCGATCGATGCACACCGACGTTCCCAATCACGAGCCCGGCTTGTTGTTGATGCAATCCGGGCACCAACAGCCGACGCGTCCCAGCATGGGATCGTGGTTGTCGTACGGTCTGGGCAGCGAAAACGCCAATCTGCCTTCGTTCATCGCACTCTCACCCGGATTGCCCGTCGTCGGTCCGCAACTTTGGTCCAACGCGTTCTTGCCCGGACAGCACCAAGGGGTCGAGATCGACACGAATCACTCCGACGTGGAGAAGTTGATTCACAACATCCGCCACCCGCACCTGTCACGATCCGACCAGCGCCAGCAGTTGGATTTGCTACAGCAACTGAATCAGATTCACCGGCAGCAACGTCCCGGCGAAACTTCCTTGGAAACGCACATTCGGTCGATGGAGATGGCGTTCCAGATGCAACGTGAAGCGTCCGAAGCGTTTGATCTGGAGCGTGAGAGCCAACGGACGCGTCAGGCCTACGGGGATTCCGAATTCGGCCGCAGTTGTTTGTTGGGTCGCCGGTTGCTCGAACGCGGCGTCCGGGTCGTCCAAGTGTTCTATGTGAAAAAGAACAGCAAGCAGCCTTGGGACACCCACCGGAACAACAACTCCGGCCACGAAAAACTGTGTGCCGACGCCGATCAAGTCACCGCGGCTCTCTTGGCAGACCTGAAAAGCCGCGGGATGTTGGACGACACGTTGGTGATCTGGGGAGGTGAGTTCGGACGGACCCCTTATGCCCAGGTCGATAAAGACAAAGATCCCAAGAAAGCGGGTCGCGATCATCATCACACCGGTTTTTCGATGTGGCTGGCCGGCGGCGGCGTCCGGGGCGGGGTGATGCACGGGGCGACCGATGATTTTGGCATGCACGCGGTGGAAAAACGCGTTCACGTTCATGACCTGCACGCCACCGTGCTGCACCTGATGGGGATCGACCACACGCGACTGACCTACCGCTATTCCGGACGCGATTTTCGTCTGACCGATGTTCACGGCCGCATCGTCGACGACTGGTTCGCGTAAACTATCCCGACGCGCGAGCGAGGAGCGTTACGCGGCCTTTCGCTCACGCGTCGCGCCTGGTAAACCCACAGGCCGCCGAGAGTCTGGAAGCCCTTCCCACTGACCCAACCACGACACCGCATGACCACTACCGCCGGCCTGCCCGATCGGATCGAAGACGAATCGCAGTTGGAGACGTTGTTGGTGGCGCCGTCGGCGGAACTCGTTGAATTTGCCGCGTCGCTTTCCGGTCCGATCGTTGTCCTCGGGGCCGGCGGCAAGATGGGGCCGACCTTGGCCGCCCGGGCGCAGGCCGCGATCGACCAGGCCGGCGCCGATGCCCACGTCGTCGCGGTCAGCCGGTTCTCCGACCCGGCCGCGCGCGAATGGCTCAAGGGGTATGGAGTCCAAACGATCGCCGCGGATTTGCTGTGCCAGGATTCCCTGTCGCAATTACCCGACGCAAACACGATCGTTTATTTGGTCGGGTCGAAATTCGGAACTCGGCAAAATCCGTCGCACACCTGGGCCGTCAACACAATCGCCCCGGCGCTTGCGATGCAACGCTATCCCACCTCCACCTTCGTCGCATTGTCCACCGGAAACGTCTATCCGTTCTCGCCGATCGACCGCGGTGGTTCACTCGAATCCGATCCGCTCGCTCCGGTCGGAGAATATGCC containing:
- a CDS encoding DUF1501 domain-containing protein; the encoded protein is MHDSFSRRRLFLRSGAGFGSVGLMSALASDRVLSGDLAIGDGLHHAARAKRVIFLFMNGAPSHVDTFDPKPMLAKHAGESPNDHSVDKKNRAGGYMPSPFKFAAHGESGVVMSELFPKLADHADDLCVVRSMHTDVPNHEPGLLLMQSGHQQPTRPSMGSWLSYGLGSENANLPSFIALSPGLPVVGPQLWSNAFLPGQHQGVEIDTNHSDVEKLIHNIRHPHLSRSDQRQQLDLLQQLNQIHRQQRPGETSLETHIRSMEMAFQMQREASEAFDLERESQRTRQAYGDSEFGRSCLLGRRLLERGVRVVQVFYVKKNSKQPWDTHRNNNSGHEKLCADADQVTAALLADLKSRGMLDDTLVIWGGEFGRTPYAQVDKDKDPKKAGRDHHHTGFSMWLAGGGVRGGVMHGATDDFGMHAVEKRVHVHDLHATVLHLMGIDHTRLTYRYSGRDFRLTDVHGRIVDDWFA
- a CDS encoding NAD-dependent epimerase/dehydratase family protein gives rise to the protein MTTTAGLPDRIEDESQLETLLVAPSAELVEFAASLSGPIVVLGAGGKMGPTLAARAQAAIDQAGADAHVVAVSRFSDPAAREWLKGYGVQTIAADLLCQDSLSQLPDANTIVYLVGSKFGTRQNPSHTWAVNTIAPALAMQRYPTSTFVALSTGNVYPFSPIDRGGSLESDPLAPVGEYAYAAVGRERIFDHFSRQDGTPVAMIRLNYATDLRYGVLTDLATKVARGETIDLAQGYFNCIWQGDANDLILRALPLAESPPRPINLTSVETFSVREVATRFAELMNCSVRFSGQESETALLSNASQCSELLGAPATPMQQVIRWTADWVQHGGRLLGKPTHFEVRDGAF